Genomic DNA from Nitrospirota bacterium:
CTTTTTTGCCGAGTTTTTTTGAGAGGTATACGGAAAGAGGAGTAAATTTCCTGAACATATCAGCAGGAGACTCAAGAGGCACGATGCCGAATTGTATGACGCCTACTGCCTTTTCCTCTAAAAGCTTGAATTTTTCTACCTCTGCAATAACAAGGTCCGAGTCCTTTGAGAGTTCCCTCAGGGATTTATTCACCCTGAAGGCAATGTCCCTGTTTTCTCTGGGCAGGTCTTTTATCTTATTTACAGCGTCCCTTATCTGACCCGAGCCAACTTTCTGCTCATATATAGCCCTTGAGATATGCTTGCTTTTGTCGGAGACGACCTCGACTGCCTGTGCAATCTGCCTGCTTGCGGATGCTTGCTGATTGGTTGCCGATGTTACCTGATGTGCCGCATTTCTCATTTTTTCCGTGGCAGAAAGGATAAACATTATTCCCTTGGACTGCTCCGAGGTTGCCTTTGCTATCTGGCTTACCATACTTCTTACACGCTCTATGGACTCTGAAACTAACTTTGCGGCTTTTGCCTGCTCTGTAGTAGAGCGTTCTATGGAAATCGCCATCTCGGAGGAAAACTTCGAGCTCTCTAAAATCTTTTTCAGAGCATCGGATGCCTCACCTGAAAGCTTAAGACCCTCCTCGACAGAGACCAGACCGTCATGCATTGCCTCCGTGGCATCTTTAACCTCCTGCCTGACGGATTGAATCAGGGTATCTATCTCCTGTGTTGAAAATGCAGTTCTTTCTGCAAGGTCTTTTATCTCGTCGGCAACCACTGAAAACCCTTTGCCATGCTCCCTTGCCTGCGAGGCAAGGATTGCCGCATTCAGCGCAAGAAGCGTTGTCTGGTCAGTAATGTCATCTATGACTATAAGGATTTTTCCTATCTCCTCTGACCTGCCACCGAGCTTTTTAATGACATCTGCTGTTTTTTCCACAGATGTCTTTATCTTCTGCATTCCCTGCATGGTCTTGTTGATAGCAGTCACTCCGAGGGTTGATGCATCCTTTGTAACCTTTTCGGAAAGCCTTGCGGATTCCTTTGCGCTCAAGTCAACCTCTTTTATGGAGTATATTATTTCCTCGACAGCAGAGAGGGTCTCTTCGGATACCTTTGCAAGGTTTTCGGAATTGTCTGCAACCTCTTTTATGGTTGCAGACATCTCCTCTATGGAGGATGATGTTGCCTCGATTCCACCTGAGAGTTCCTGCGTGATGTATGTTACAGAGCCTATGGACGATGCCATCTGTTCGCTTGAAGAGGCTGTTTGCTCAACCGATGCAGAGAGGCTTTCCGTGCTATCCACAATCTCTGTTATGGCGGCATTCAGCTCCTCCACAGAGCTTGATATGTTGGCTATTGCCTCTGCCTCTACCTGTGTGCCTTCAAGTATCTTTCCTGACTCGGAGTCAACCTTTCCTGTAGTAATTGAAATCCTGCCTGAAACCTCCTTAACCATTTGAAGAATGATGCTTATGGAATGAAGGGAGTCTTTTATAGACCTGTCTAACTTTCCAATCTCGTCCTTTGTAGAGATGTCGGTTTTAAAGGAAAGGTCTCCTTCTGCCATCTTTATGGCATTGGACTCAAGTGTCCGAAGCGGTTTTATGACGAGCCTTCTTATTATCTGCCAGAAAAGCATTCCTAAGATGCCTGTGCCGAGAAGGCTTCCCAGTGCTATGAGGAGCATGAAGTTTCTAATCCTGTCTTGCTCTTTTTCAAGGGAGACAGAAATCTTTATAGCCCCTAACATAGGTGTTTCTGCCCCATGGCAGGAGTGGCATCGAGGGAGATTGTCAAGTGGCATATAAAATGTGAGCGATGTGCCTTTTATCTGGCTCAATGATGCACGGCTTTCAATGAGCCTTTTCAGGGTTTCAGCCTCTGCGATGGGAGCATCAGGCTTAAATGCCTCTCTGCCCTGATGATTATAAACCTCGATTCCTTCAAAATCGGATATAGCTTTAAAGTCTTTTATAAGGTTCACTGTTACTTCTGCTTTACCATCTAACATCGTCTCCTCTATGCCTTTTGTGATGAGCATTGCACTTGCCTTTAGCCTGTCTTCAGCAATGGACTTGATACTGTCTTTAACTATGAAAAACACAAAAAGGCTGACCGTTATTACGCCCACTATAAGTATGACAAAGCCTACGCTTAGAATCTTGAATTCGAGCCTTTCTTTTAACATCTATTTTTCTCCTACCTTGAAATTTAGCGCCTCATCGCAATGCACAATCGATATAAACCTGCCATCCAGAAAGGCAACCCCTTCGATAAACCGTAGCTCGGACTCTGTCAGATGAGATGGCGGATTGACTATTGACTCTGCAGGGATTCTTACTACATCTACGACCTTGTCTACAAACACTCCTATAGAGCCTTTTTCCCCTTTAAGTATCAATATCTTTGCTTTACTTCTGTCTCCTACATCTTTAAGAAGAAACCTTTTTCTGAGGTCTATCAAGGGGATGATTTTTCCCCTTAGGGAAGTAACTCCTATTATGAATTCATGGACACGGGGCAGCAGTGTAACCTTCTGGGACCTTAGAATCTCCTCGACATCAGAGACCTTGAATGCATAGTCCTCATCGGACAGCTTGAATGTAAGGAGCTCGATTATGTCGTCTTTTTCCTGTTTCAGCTCGGGTTTTTCTTCGGGTATTTTCTGAGATGGCTCTTCTTTCACTTCAATCGGAAGGACTGCACTTTTGTCCTCCTCGAGGATGGGCTTTTCGGTAGTAGTGTCTTTTGTTTCAGGTACAATAGTGTCTTTCGGGGTTTGTTCTTTTTCAGCCTGTGTTATGGCAGGCATAATGTCTTCGGGAGATTCAGTGGCTTTTTCTTTTTCGAGGGTGCTATTTCCTGTCTGCTGAGCCTCTTTTTCAGCCTTGAGCTTTTTTCTTATCTTGGCTATATCCATAGGTTATATTAATACCTTAAACATGGAAAACATATAATTTTTGCATAAATATGCAACAAATGTAAAGGGTTACTACTTACTGTCTACGAGTTCCGCTGTTATAGAGCCAACCTTAACCTTCATTTTTACCCTGACAGGTAGCCTTCTTTCGTCATCCGAAAGCCACATACGGATTTCGTTTTTTTTGGATGCTGAGCGCATAGAGGATTTAACGACAATCGTATCGAATATGCCCAATGGGGTCTTAATCTTTTCTTTTCTTAAGACAGAAACCTCTACATCCCATGTCTGTGTGGTGCTATTCACATGGTCAAACATTATAGCCGCATTGTCTTTATGGTGGAATATCACCTCTTTGTTTTTCCTGTGTACTCCCTCTTTCATGTCCATGTGATAGCTAAGTGGAAGCAATAGGCGGTCATCTAAGAGCGTAGTGCTTAAGGTATCCTCAACAGGATAGAATGTGGAGATATATTTTGAGGATTTAACAGTTGCCGTAATTATCGTTGTGTCATCCGAGACCTTTTTAATCTCAAGAAGGGCTGTGCCTGCCTTTATACCGCTCCATTTGAGGCTGTAACTAAGCCTTTCGGGGTTATCGAATGCACTTTTTTGCATATCTGAGCTTAAGCCTTTGCCTTTCATATAAAGGCGTTTTACTATGCGAGCTCCTACCTCAAAGTTCTGATATTGATATTTTTTATCCATCATGCCGGAATACTCTGTTTTTGACCTCCCCACTCTGGCATCGTTCATGTCAATTACCAAAGTTGCATTCTCTATCGAAATTGAATCCGTAAATTTCGACCTGACATCAATCGGAATGTCTTGCTTGATATTGTTTTCGGCAAGCACCGCATGGATGAGTCCCCTTACAGGATTATAGTTTGCAGTATTCCTGCTGAACTCATAGGTTAATTTTTTATCCGAAAGGGTGCTTGCCCATGGAAGCCTGAGAAGCAGGATTCTTTTTATATGAGAGAAATCGGCAGATGCTACTTTTTGTCTGACGAAATTCAGTTCCATGTTTGCATTTTGAGCAGTGTTAAGTGTGTTTTTCAATGTAAGGCTGAATGAGGCAATTACAAGCAAAATGCCGATTGTCAGAGGTATATGCCTTAATCTGGAGTGTCCGAGTGCCTGCCTTATCCGATAAAGAAGCCCGAACTCTGCTATCACTATAAAAGAGGCGTATGGGAAAAATATGCGGTATTCGACAAAAGACCCCTTTGATAGGAGTATGGGAGTATTGGCAAGCAATAATAAAACTCCGAGTGCAAGTCCTATTTGCATGGACCAATAAATCGTCCTTTTCTTGCCAATGGATTTAACTGTGTCGGATTTCTTAAATCTATATGTCACAAAGATAATCCCGGCAAGAAATATGGCAAAAATTATCTTTCCTGCGCCAATGCCAAATATAGGGTGCCATATCCCTGAAATGGCTGTTTCCGAGAGCCTATAGAATAATCTAACTTTGTCAAGGAAGTCTGTAGTTAAAGAAAAATGGTATTTTGGATTTTGAAGAGCTGATATGTATTCAAGGGACGATGATATGGATGGAATAGTTAAAAGAAAAGGAAGAATCACAAACTTTTGCAATATAAAATATATTGCTATCCCTGAGACCATAAACACCATATCACGAAGGACGATTCTTCGGGTTTCATGCCATGAAGAAAACTCGGAAAACACAATTCTCATAAAAGGGAAAAGAAGTATAGATAGAGATGTCGGAGGATAAATAAACAGCGTGATAAGGAAAACGGCTTGGGCTATGGTAAGGGTTGCAAGTTTTCCGAATGTGCTCTCGTATCTACCTGCTTTATCTAAGATCATATACGAAACAATAACAAGCAGGATGTTTAATGCACCTGGCACAAAATTAGTTGCCCATACTATATAGACCTGAGATGAGGGAAGCATGACGATGCAAAATGTAATCATCAGTGGCCATAAACGGCTTAACGAAAGCCGATGGATAAGATAATAGGCGATAAGCAGTGAAGCATAAATGGAAACCAAGAATGAGATAAGACGGGCAGAGGTAAAATCAGAGATGCTCTCCAGAAATATAAACTGTATATTCAGAAACAAAGCCCCAATAGGCCTTCCCTCGAGTATCAGGTTTATTGTCTCTGGGAATTGAAGCCATGGTGCGAAATAATACCCTTTATACATGAATCTCGAATAATCGTTATGTAGGGCAAATTCAAAAACAAAGGCAGGAAGATAGGCAAGAAAGGCAAATACAGGGAAAAGAAGTAGCGTTATTTTCCCCGAGATATGCGAGTCTTTAAGTTTTCGAAAGAGAGAGGTCATTGTTTATCTCAGGCGCCTAATCGGCAATGATTACGCTCATCGGAACCGTGGGTTTTTCCTTATCATCGAGCAGTGTCTTGTCTTTATCGAAGATGTCGAATTCTAAGATATAGTTTCCAGAAATAGACATGGCAAATACCCCGACATTTACCGTAACATCTTTGTTTGGGTTTAGAGCATGGGGCAATGGCGTCTTCAGTCCTACATCTAAGAGGACTTCTTTGTTTTCTTTTGAAATCCAGCGATATGAAATATAGGTCTCATGAAGCTTATCTCTGTCTGGCCATATTTCATTGCTTTTGTTTTTAACTTTGACCATTACCTCTGTGTATTCATTTACAGGAACCGCATATAGTGGAGAGTCAACAAAAACATCGACCTTTGGTACTGTCTTTGTCATAGGCATGTCTATGAACATGCCACAGGTTGATAGATATAGGATAACCATGCCCAAAAAAACCACCCTGAAGATTAAAAAATTACGCCTGGGACTTTTCATACGATCTTGTTATACTACAGATTAAATCCGATGTCAATACAATTGTCAATTGCAGTGGCAATTTGCCTCTCCTGCCACAAATAATTTATTCTAAGACATGAGTGTTAAGGTTTTCTATGTCCCTTTCGGACAAAGGAATTTAGCAGAGACGCTTTTTAAGACAGCACTGAAAGACATTGGCATTTCTTCAGGCACAACATTACCTGACTATTCAGGTATCCTCTATATTGCACCGAGGAGAGAGATAATTGCCGAAAGGATGAGGTCGTTTCACAGGCTTGTAGGTGGCTCCTACATTCCGCCTGAGATGCTGACATTAAGTGAGATTTCAAAAAGACTCTGCTTTTCTTTCGGAAATAAGGTCATACTGCCAAACTTTCTAAGACCTGTTGTTATATCGGGCTTTGCAGAGGAAGGTATAGGCATTTCGGCAATTACCTCCGGGTTTATCGGTGAGATAAAGCACTCATACCCAACAGAGACCATGGACAAGGTGAGTGACATCATAAACTCTTTGCTAACCAAATCATGCGCGCCTCAGGCAGTTTCAAACAGGGTTTCCAATGCAATGAATACATTCAGACAATACTCTGACCTTATGCAAAGCCATGAGGCAATCGATGAGGACGATGCCCTACTACTCAGCCCCTCCATAATAGAGAAGAAACTTAATATAAAGACACTTATACTTGATGGCTTCTCAGAAGCAACGAAAGCTGAAAAATCCGTCATTTCCCAATTAATTGCTAAGACGGAAAAAACTATAATATCCATACCTG
This window encodes:
- the phnD gene encoding phosphate/phosphite/phosphonate ABC transporter substrate-binding protein, with the translated sequence MLKERLEFKILSVGFVILIVGVITVSLFVFFIVKDSIKSIAEDRLKASAMLITKGIEETMLDGKAEVTVNLIKDFKAISDFEGIEVYNHQGREAFKPDAPIAEAETLKRLIESRASLSQIKGTSLTFYMPLDNLPRCHSCHGAETPMLGAIKISVSLEKEQDRIRNFMLLIALGSLLGTGILGMLFWQIIRRLVIKPLRTLESNAIKMAEGDLSFKTDISTKDEIGKLDRSIKDSLHSISIILQMVKEVSGRISITTGKVDSESGKILEGTQVEAEAIANISSSVEELNAAITEIVDSTESLSASVEQTASSSEQMASSIGSVTYITQELSGGIEATSSSIEEMSATIKEVADNSENLAKVSEETLSAVEEIIYSIKEVDLSAKESARLSEKVTKDASTLGVTAINKTMQGMQKIKTSVEKTADVIKKLGGRSEEIGKILIVIDDITDQTTLLALNAAILASQAREHGKGFSVVADEIKDLAERTAFSTQEIDTLIQSVRQEVKDATEAMHDGLVSVEEGLKLSGEASDALKKILESSKFSSEMAISIERSTTEQAKAAKLVSESIERVRSMVSQIAKATSEQSKGIMFILSATEKMRNAAHQVTSATNQQASASRQIAQAVEVVSDKSKHISRAIYEQKVGSGQIRDAVNKIKDLPRENRDIAFRVNKSLRELSKDSDLVIAEVEKFKLLEEKAVGVIQFGIVPLESPADMFRKFTPLSVYLSKKLGKKVELKVAQDFESAIKDLGQGITQLSYMTPSTYIEARNYGATLLVKALRDGKPFHHSAIITKAGSTIGSLRDIKNRSFAFGDIHSTSSHIVPRAMLLEEGIDLKDLHYYDYLGHHDDVIKAVLKEEFDAGGVMEATINKFKAEPIHIVKFSDDIPEFNICAGASLSDSDRARVKSALLELDVKQDEDSLILKSIDRSYTGFTEAKDEDYSSIRIMMSKLGIL
- a CDS encoding purine-binding chemotaxis protein CheW, with product MDIAKIRKKLKAEKEAQQTGNSTLEKEKATESPEDIMPAITQAEKEQTPKDTIVPETKDTTTEKPILEEDKSAVLPIEVKEEPSQKIPEEKPELKQEKDDIIELLTFKLSDEDYAFKVSDVEEILRSQKVTLLPRVHEFIIGVTSLRGKIIPLIDLRKRFLLKDVGDRSKAKILILKGEKGSIGVFVDKVVDVVRIPAESIVNPPSHLTESELRFIEGVAFLDGRFISIVHCDEALNFKVGEK
- a CDS encoding DUF3108 domain-containing protein, which produces MTSLFRKLKDSHISGKITLLLFPVFAFLAYLPAFVFEFALHNDYSRFMYKGYYFAPWLQFPETINLILEGRPIGALFLNIQFIFLESISDFTSARLISFLVSIYASLLIAYYLIHRLSLSRLWPLMITFCIVMLPSSQVYIVWATNFVPGALNILLVIVSYMILDKAGRYESTFGKLATLTIAQAVFLITLFIYPPTSLSILLFPFMRIVFSEFSSWHETRRIVLRDMVFMVSGIAIYFILQKFVILPFLLTIPSISSSLEYISALQNPKYHFSLTTDFLDKVRLFYRLSETAISGIWHPIFGIGAGKIIFAIFLAGIIFVTYRFKKSDTVKSIGKKRTIYWSMQIGLALGVLLLLANTPILLSKGSFVEYRIFFPYASFIVIAEFGLLYRIRQALGHSRLRHIPLTIGILLVIASFSLTLKNTLNTAQNANMELNFVRQKVASADFSHIKRILLLRLPWASTLSDKKLTYEFSRNTANYNPVRGLIHAVLAENNIKQDIPIDVRSKFTDSISIENATLVIDMNDARVGRSKTEYSGMMDKKYQYQNFEVGARIVKRLYMKGKGLSSDMQKSAFDNPERLSYSLKWSGIKAGTALLEIKKVSDDTTIITATVKSSKYISTFYPVEDTLSTTLLDDRLLLPLSYHMDMKEGVHRKNKEVIFHHKDNAAIMFDHVNSTTQTWDVEVSVLRKEKIKTPLGIFDTIVVKSSMRSASKKNEIRMWLSDDERRLPVRVKMKVKVGSITAELVDSK